The genome window TTCAGTGACATAATGTCCAGGCGAACGCGACACGTCTTCGTGTTTCCCAAACTCCACCCTGGCCAGTGAGGTCCCCGAATCTCTTCCCGATTGAGAACGTTTGGCCAGGGCAGGGCCATCTTACCAGCTTGCGATTTTGAAGATCCACCAGATGGACAGAATCTGGCATGACATCCCTGAGGAGGGCAACCAGTATCATTGtcaaacaatgccaagccgaatagttGCTTGCATAAAGGCCGTTGGTGGATTAACGCGTTATCGACTTCCTAAATTGTTGaatctgtttctcttgaataaaacatccaaattttctgaaactataatgatatgtgtgtctgtacatgtacatcacatctgccgatctcCGTACCATTCGTGTAATTCCTACGTGGTGtgtcgttttcttttattttttttgtctttgagtgtacGTCCATACGATACTACATATgacgaataaataaaatttcgatgtTTTCAGTCCCTCCTGGCGTTACACCTTCAACACTTAACTTTGTATTAGGACACTGTAGAAGAAAATACAACAAAAGATGTTACAGACAATTTTCTGTACGACTTAGGACATACATAAACTGACACCAGCCACTGTATTAACGTTAAATTTACTACCGCTCCTGATTAGTCTTCACGGATTTGAGCGTATCATATTTTCAGTGGTACTTTCCCTGTAAATCAGTGACGTAAAAATTTGTGTacagagggtggtcagaaacagtctcgaaaccttgtaagggtgttacagggttggttgtgctgagaaataattgttaagaacgaAATTGAATATGTTGCACCATTTCCGATTCAGTCAGCACtgacgttagccaatcaggtcgttgcacgcACAAACTTAAGTACTTTCACACACTAAAATGCGGTAACGCACTGACATTTGTGGGGTCGTTGGTTACCACTATTTAAAGTGCTCATTACGAGTTAAACTATGCCTTtttcggaaatggtaaatttatgCTAGGTGAGcaaatgctaagtttgttttgtttgtggaaACTAAATGAAGAACATGTTTGGGGACACCACATCTGGCAAGGGTGCTTGAATTTTCATGCGTGGCAATCTGATTGGCtaactaacttcagtgctaaataattcGGAAATGGAGCAATGcatctaatttttttcttaacattaatTTCTCAGCAGAACCTCCCCTGCAGCATCGTTACAAtctcttcagactgtttctgggcCCCTGAATATAGCGACGTGACACGAATCTCTCCATATAAAGTAGCAGAGGATTCTTTCGATTCGTGTATATGTTTTCTCGAGTTAAATGGTATACACTTGTGCATGATTGAATGAAGTAACAATTCGTGTCTTCTGCTTCCAAAATGTTCTAGAGAGCTTTTTGGCCTCAGTGTTGTATGTCGCGCACATACACTAGACATTTTCCACATTAATAACCAAAATGGATGCCAGAAACGGAAAACGCAGATGCAATCTTCCTTATGAGGTTCTATGTGTTTTCCAGTGAAAAAAGATATTGTCTTTTACAATGATTTCCCTAGAGTTAGGATTCGTCATAATTTTCCTATGACAGTCCAAAGATGGttattattagagacggagcaaaatccTGTTTACGTTAAGATTATCGGAGGGTACCTGATTTAaggaaccatctacatctacatctacatagatagcccgaaagccaccgtacggtgcgtggcggaggatatccTGAcctactactagttatttcctttcctgttccagcgagggaaaaatgactgtctaaatgcctccgtaagagccctaatttttgTATCTAATCTTCGTTGACTTCACGCGCGGTGGTTGTTGGCGGCTGCAGAATCGTGTGGCAGTATGCTTCAAATGCAGGTtcgataaattttctcaatagtgtttctcgaaaagaacgtcgccttccctccagggattcccatttgggtgcCCGAAGCCTCcccgtaacatttacgtgttgttcgaacctactggtaacaaatctagcagcccgtctctgaatcgcttcgatgtcttcattccgtccgacctggtatggatcccaaacacttgagcagtagtctagaataggtggcaccagcgtgctacatgctgtctcctttacaggtgagccactctttcctaaagttctcccaataaaccgaagtcgaccattcgccttccctgccgcagttctcacatgttcgtttcatttcatattattGTTCAGTGTTACGCacggatatttaaatgacttgactgtgtcatgtaggacactaataatactgtatctgaacattacaggtttgttcttcctactcatcagcatttaatTGCTCTTTTCctcattcagagctagctgccattcatcaaaccaaatagaaactttgtctaagtcctATTGTATCTTCCTATTGGCACTCACCttactgtacactacagcatcgtcagcaaacaatcgcagattgctgcccaccctgtcagctaAATGACCGATGTACataaagaacaacagcggtcctatcacacttccctggtgcactcctgaccatttccttgtctctgatgaacatcctccccccccctccccgtcgaggacaacaagaagtcttctagccaatcacatatctgtgaacttatttcatatgttcataccttcgttaacagcccgcaatggggcaccgtgtcagatgctttcagaaatctagaattagggaatctgcctgttgcccttcatccgtagtccGCAGTACATCACGTGAGATAAGGGCAAACTGAATTTCGCATGGGCGATGCtgtctaaaatcatgctgattcgtggacgtaagcttctcagtcttaAGAAAGTTTAatgtattcaaactgagaatatgttcaaggattctgctgcAAACAGAAGTTGGGATATTGATTTGTAGTTTTGCGGGTACCTTCTTATGCACtagtgtcacctgcgcttttttacgGTCACTTTGGACTTCGTGCTGGGCGACAGATTCACGATAAATTCAGGCTAGGTAAGGGCCCAATGCCGTAAAGTACTCTTGGTAAAACCGAATTTGGATTCCATCCGGAGCTgataatttatttgctttcaaatctttcagttgttcttCTACGTCAGCATGCTTATTACTATAGTCAAATGACGGTATATTTGCACTATTCTCCGGTACAAACGATTTCTTAACCATGAAATTTAAATCTTTGGCTTTCGTTtacctatcttcaactgccacaccacactggtcaacaagggactgaataggATGCTGAGATTCTACGTGAGACCAGAACTTTCTCTGGTTCTACACATATTTTCTGGACTGGTTTTGAAGTACAACAGATAACAGAAACTCGAATGGCTGTAAGGCACGCAACACCTCACAAATGCGTCAGATATCCTGTCCACTGTATCACAAATAAATCAGGGACTGttgcctagccggccggagtggacgagcagttctaggcgctacagtctggaaccgtgcgaccgctacggtcgcaggttcgaatcctgcctcgggcatggatgtgtgtgatgtccttaggttagttaggtttcagtagttctaagttctaggggactgatggccacaaaagttaagtcctatattgctcagagccatttgaactttgaactGTTGCCTAATTTTTAGATGTATACCTGGATTCTTCACGTTCTGCAACCAAACAGAAGTATATGGATGGCTTCGTTGTGTAAAATTTCATTACATCTGTGGAACTGTGTGTTTCTTTAAAAGTGTGTCAGCCATTTTAATATAACTGTGTGTAATGAATCAGTCCAGATATTTAATATGTGGTTTGTTGGCAGAAATTCCAGcttgatttttaaatttctcacctGTAATCCACAATGAACTTAGTGGGCAAATGAATGAAGTTGAGGGAGTCATATGTTCTGATAACTGTGAGAAGAAAGTGTGTCAAAAGATCTGTATTAGTGTGGGTAAAGGTAAATACTCCACCCTCAAAGTCGAGTTTTCAGTGAAACGCTTCTGTTGACACAAGTAATAGTCTTTGATTTTGTTAGTTTAGATAAGCCCTCAAATATATTAATTATGTGAACACTCAGATTCTTATTTAAACGAATCTGTTAAAATCCATTATTTTTTTCAGAAGCCCCAGAAACATGGAGGCTTCAGAGGGTCAGCTGACTGCAGCTGATGTAAAAGGTTGGTCACCACTGCGCTTCGCTGAAGAAACAGGAGCTTGGACGTGGGTCGAGAGATTTCTCCAAGGTGGTATTCCACTGAAACATTTGGAATCAACGAGAAGGATGCTGAAAAGCGTCGACTCTGCAGCAGATATAATTAGGACAGCATGTGCTGCTAGCTTGTTACAGCTCCTACAGTTTGTCCTCTCTGTCGATTCGTCTTTGGCTAACGTCAAACTGGATACTGAGGGGACGACTCCTTTACACGTGGCTGCAGCCCACCAACGCCTTGCAGTAGTGCGTGTGCTTTTGGACGCGGGAGCAGATGTCGAGTCTAAGACTAACCGGGGTCGCTCAGCACTGCACACCGCGGCAGCTGTGGGTGCCGAGAAAGTCGTGCACATCCTGCTGGAATCTGGGGCGCGGATGTGGGAGCTCGACCGGGAAGGTAAGAGTGCTGTGCAGCTGGCAAAGGAGGGAGGTCACTTGGGCCTCTGCAGGGTGATGGAAATCCGTGGCGGCAATGTGCAACTCGGTCTGTGGCGGATGGTAATAGCAGGGTCGGCAGGTGACGTGGAGGCTGTGCGGAACTTACTGCCATTACTTCCTCCAAAGGAACCTGGGGAATGGACAGACCTTCACTGGGCAATGATAAGGGGCAATCCAAATCTGGTGCGCACGTTCCTCGCTGCGGGGATGGACCCGAACGTGAGCGACAGCCACGGCAACACGCCACTGCACGTAGCAGCCGCCAGGCGTCCACCGGCTGTCAGTGCCGCCCTCATCGATGCCGGCGCAGACATCGACGCCGCAGATTCCACTGGCTCCACGGCGCTGCACTACGCGGTGCGCACCGGAAATGTGGATACCGTTCGGCTGCTGCTGAAGTCCGGGGCTCGCCACGACGTGCGCGACAGCGACGGGAAGACGCCGCTGCACCACGCCGTCTCCAGGGGGTCGCTGGAGGCAGTGAACTCGTTGTTGGAGGCTGGAGTTCACAGGGACAATAAGGACGCGCGCGAGGAGACGCCCTACGACCTCGCACGGAGGTTTGGCTACACTGACATACTGCGAATGTTGCGGCTCACGCCGTGTGCGGGAACTCCAATGCCAGCGACGAGTCACAGCTGCTCGGACACAGCGACGTGCTGCCAGTACTGCGCCTCACATTACGACTGAGGGCAGGAGGAAACATTTTGCGCTGAAAGCATATTAGTTAACGGTCATTTAACAATGAGGACACACACAACCCAAATTGTGTTCTTTAAGAGATATGTGGTCCTGGACTGAAGATGTTGTTATCCAAATATATAAGACAATCAGTCATTTGCCAATTAGTAAGGTTTAAAAAAAGTTATCCATTTTTAATAGCAGCCATAGTGGCTATCCTTCCAACTGAGATAGTGTAATAAATGGGGCTCCCAATAATAAAATCCgtatccttttatatatatatatatatatatatatatatatatatatatatatatatatatatatatatatatagagagagagagagagagagagagagagagagagagattacagcACGTCCAGTGTACATTTAGAAGTCACAGCTTCATCATAACGGGTTCATTGCGAAGGTAACACCCTAGAATCTACTttcttttggccggccggagtggccgagcggttctaggcgctacagtccggaacagcgcgaccatgcctcgggcatggatgtgtgtgatgtccttcggttagttaggtttaagtagttctaagttctaggggactgatgacctcagaagttgagttccatagtgctcagagccatttgaaccattttttccactttctttggGAATTAGTGCGTGTTCTTAATTACAACTGACTCACGGAAAAGTTATCAAAATATTCCTAGCCCTAAAAGTTTTTATACATCGTCCACCACAAGCTTATAAATTACATTTAAAAGTACACTTTAGCTCCCACAAAGACGAGTTTACGGCACAGTGACGTCGCAGTGAAAGGctttatatacactattggccattaaagttgttacgtcaataagaaatgcagatgataaacgggtattcattggacaaatttattatgctagaactgacatgtgattacattttcacgcaatttgggtgcatagatcctgagaaatcagtacccagaacaaccacctctggccgtaagaacggccttgatacgcctgggcattgagtcagagcttggatggcgagtacaggtacagcagctcatgcagcttcagcacgataccacagttcaacaagtgtagtgactagcgtattgtgacgaacgagttgctcggccaccattgaccagacatcttcaattggtgagagatctggagaatgtgctg of Schistocerca serialis cubense isolate TAMUIC-IGC-003099 chromosome 2, iqSchSeri2.2, whole genome shotgun sequence contains these proteins:
- the LOC126456253 gene encoding ankyrin-1-like, yielding MEASEGQLTAADVKGWSPLRFAEETGAWTWVERFLQGGIPLKHLESTRRMLKSVDSAADIIRTACAASLLQLLQFVLSVDSSLANVKLDTEGTTPLHVAAAHQRLAVVRVLLDAGADVESKTNRGRSALHTAAAVGAEKVVHILLESGARMWELDREGKSAVQLAKEGGHLGLCRVMEIRGGNVQLGLWRMVIAGSAGDVEAVRNLLPLLPPKEPGEWTDLHWAMIRGNPNLVRTFLAAGMDPNVSDSHGNTPLHVAAARRPPAVSAALIDAGADIDAADSTGSTALHYAVRTGNVDTVRLLLKSGARHDVRDSDGKTPLHHAVSRGSLEAVNSLLEAGVHRDNKDAREETPYDLARRFGYTDILRMLRLTPCAGTPMPATSHSCSDTATCCQYCASHYD